Proteins encoded within one genomic window of Brassica rapa cultivar Chiifu-401-42 chromosome A09, CAAS_Brap_v3.01, whole genome shotgun sequence:
- the LOC103839055 gene encoding uncharacterized protein LOC103839055 isoform X4, whose product MALPLGKLTILLGAGLVGSVLAKDGGLPDVSSFVSGAFKMVFRQLKQGEPVKSASKPHSDALTAQVNSLRHELQLLASNRPITIISTGGSGGRKYAMVIIIGVIGYGYVWWKGLKLEDFMFATRRSLSDACDNVGTQIDGFYSSLSGTKKELGSEIDRMDRTLDESSVIIKQTGREVNELRDGTANMKDEVRSVFEAVETLASKVHRIEGNQDLTLKGVGALHAQCLEHKRIQESNKALPSTSSLPALEPAPVTPSSRTMSLPPPSPRESQSPSTPNGAQQDISQSSSSRETSSNGTHSGEGMGNTPTSSGLFSIFSMPRIGRTRSAVNAVPANSTGPQ is encoded by the exons ATGGCTCTTCCGCTCGGGAAGCTCACCATCCTCCTCGGTGCAG GTCTTGTTGGGTCAGTGCTTGCTAAAGACGGGGGCTTGCCAGATGTATCCAGTTTCGTCTCAGGTGCTTTTAAG ATGGTATTTAGACAACTGAAACAAGGAGAGCCTGTCAAATCAGCTAGCAAACCTCACAGTGATGCACTTACAGCCCAG gttaacAGTCTTCGGCATGAATTGCAGTTGCTGGCTTCAAACAGACCTATCACTATAATCTCCACAGGAGGATCAG GTGGCAGAAAGTATGCTATGGTCATTATTATTGGGGTGATAGGCTACGGATATGTGTGGTGGAAG GGATTGAAACTTGAAGATTTTATGTTTGCAACAAGGCGCAGCTTATCAGATGCATGCGATAATGTTGGCACCCAGATCGATGGGTTTTATTCATCCCTCTCG GGTACAAAAAAAGAGTTAGGTTCAGAAATCGACAGGATGGATCGTACTTTGGATGAAAGTTCAGTAATTATTAAACAAACAGGAAGAGAG GTGAATGAACTACGGGATGGAACAGCAAATATGAAGGATGAAGTTAGGTCTGTTTTCGAGGCTGTTGAAACTCTG GCCAGCAAAGTACATCGCATTGAGGGTAATCAG GATCTCACGCTCAAAGGAGTTGGAGCTCTGCATGCTCAGTGTCTGGAGCACAAAAGAATTCAAGAATCCAATAAG GCTTTGCCATCAACTTCGTCACTCCCAGCCCTTGAGCCAGCTCCTGTGACCCCTTCATCAAGG ACTATGTCTTTGCCTCCTCCTTCTCCCCGTGAATCCCAGTCTCCATCAACCCCTAATGGAGCTCAACAG GATATAAGCCAAAGCTCTAGCAGCCGTGAGACTTCATCCAATGGAACACATTCTGGAGAAGGCATGGGAAACACACCAACAAGTTCAGGCCTGTTTAGTATTTTCTCAATGCCAAGAATAGGGAGGACTCGTAGTGCGGTGAACGCAGTGCCTGCTAACTCAACTGGCCCCCAATAG
- the LOC103839055 gene encoding uncharacterized protein LOC103839055 isoform X2 yields MALPLGKLTILLGAGLVGSVLAKDGGLPDVSSFVSGAFKMVFRQLKQGEPVKSASKPHSDALTAQVNSLRHELQLLASNRPITIISTGGSGGRKYAMVIIIGVIGYGYVWWKGLKLEDFMFATRRSLSDACDNVGTQIDGFYSSLSGTKKELGSEIDRMDRTLDESSVIIKQTGREVNELRDGTANMKDEVRSVFEAVETLASKVHRIEGNQDLTLKGVGALHAQCLEHKRIQESNKALPSTSSLPALEPAPVTPSSRTMSLPPPSPRESQSPSTPNGAQQSNGSLKLTQTMPGLKDISQSSSSRETSSNGTHSGEGMGNTPTSSGLFSIFSMPRIGRTRSAVNAVPANSTGPQ; encoded by the exons ATGGCTCTTCCGCTCGGGAAGCTCACCATCCTCCTCGGTGCAG GTCTTGTTGGGTCAGTGCTTGCTAAAGACGGGGGCTTGCCAGATGTATCCAGTTTCGTCTCAGGTGCTTTTAAG ATGGTATTTAGACAACTGAAACAAGGAGAGCCTGTCAAATCAGCTAGCAAACCTCACAGTGATGCACTTACAGCCCAG gttaacAGTCTTCGGCATGAATTGCAGTTGCTGGCTTCAAACAGACCTATCACTATAATCTCCACAGGAGGATCAG GTGGCAGAAAGTATGCTATGGTCATTATTATTGGGGTGATAGGCTACGGATATGTGTGGTGGAAG GGATTGAAACTTGAAGATTTTATGTTTGCAACAAGGCGCAGCTTATCAGATGCATGCGATAATGTTGGCACCCAGATCGATGGGTTTTATTCATCCCTCTCG GGTACAAAAAAAGAGTTAGGTTCAGAAATCGACAGGATGGATCGTACTTTGGATGAAAGTTCAGTAATTATTAAACAAACAGGAAGAGAG GTGAATGAACTACGGGATGGAACAGCAAATATGAAGGATGAAGTTAGGTCTGTTTTCGAGGCTGTTGAAACTCTG GCCAGCAAAGTACATCGCATTGAGGGTAATCAG GATCTCACGCTCAAAGGAGTTGGAGCTCTGCATGCTCAGTGTCTGGAGCACAAAAGAATTCAAGAATCCAATAAG GCTTTGCCATCAACTTCGTCACTCCCAGCCCTTGAGCCAGCTCCTGTGACCCCTTCATCAAGG ACTATGTCTTTGCCTCCTCCTTCTCCCCGTGAATCCCAGTCTCCATCAACCCCTAATGGAGCTCAACAG TCAAATGGTTCACTTAAGCTCACTCAGACTATGCCTGGTTTGAAGGATATAAGCCAAAGCTCTAGCAGCCGTGAGACTTCATCCAATGGAACACATTCTGGAGAAGGCATGGGAAACACACCAACAAGTTCAGGCCTGTTTAGTATTTTCTCAATGCCAAGAATAGGGAGGACTCGTAGTGCGGTGAACGCAGTGCCTGCTAACTCAACTGGCCCCCAATAG
- the LOC103839055 gene encoding uncharacterized protein LOC103839055 isoform X3 translates to MALPLGKLTILLGAGLVGSVLAKDGGLPDVSSFVSGAFKMVFRQLKQGEPVKSASKPHSDALTAQVNSLRHELQLLASNRPITIISTGGSGGRKYAMVIIIGVIGYGYVWWKGLKLEDFMFATRRSLSDACDNVGTQIDGFYSSLSGTKKELGSEIDRMDRTLDESSVIIKQTGREVNELRDGTANMKDEVRSVFEAVETLASKVHRIEGNQDLTLKGVGALHAQCLEHKRIQESNKALPSTSSLPALEPAPVTPSSRQTMSLPPPSPRESQSPSTPNGAQQDISQSSSSRETSSNGTHSGEGMGNTPTSSGLFSIFSMPRIGRTRSAVNAVPANSTGPQ, encoded by the exons ATGGCTCTTCCGCTCGGGAAGCTCACCATCCTCCTCGGTGCAG GTCTTGTTGGGTCAGTGCTTGCTAAAGACGGGGGCTTGCCAGATGTATCCAGTTTCGTCTCAGGTGCTTTTAAG ATGGTATTTAGACAACTGAAACAAGGAGAGCCTGTCAAATCAGCTAGCAAACCTCACAGTGATGCACTTACAGCCCAG gttaacAGTCTTCGGCATGAATTGCAGTTGCTGGCTTCAAACAGACCTATCACTATAATCTCCACAGGAGGATCAG GTGGCAGAAAGTATGCTATGGTCATTATTATTGGGGTGATAGGCTACGGATATGTGTGGTGGAAG GGATTGAAACTTGAAGATTTTATGTTTGCAACAAGGCGCAGCTTATCAGATGCATGCGATAATGTTGGCACCCAGATCGATGGGTTTTATTCATCCCTCTCG GGTACAAAAAAAGAGTTAGGTTCAGAAATCGACAGGATGGATCGTACTTTGGATGAAAGTTCAGTAATTATTAAACAAACAGGAAGAGAG GTGAATGAACTACGGGATGGAACAGCAAATATGAAGGATGAAGTTAGGTCTGTTTTCGAGGCTGTTGAAACTCTG GCCAGCAAAGTACATCGCATTGAGGGTAATCAG GATCTCACGCTCAAAGGAGTTGGAGCTCTGCATGCTCAGTGTCTGGAGCACAAAAGAATTCAAGAATCCAATAAG GCTTTGCCATCAACTTCGTCACTCCCAGCCCTTGAGCCAGCTCCTGTGACCCCTTCATCAAGG CAGACTATGTCTTTGCCTCCTCCTTCTCCCCGTGAATCCCAGTCTCCATCAACCCCTAATGGAGCTCAACAG GATATAAGCCAAAGCTCTAGCAGCCGTGAGACTTCATCCAATGGAACACATTCTGGAGAAGGCATGGGAAACACACCAACAAGTTCAGGCCTGTTTAGTATTTTCTCAATGCCAAGAATAGGGAGGACTCGTAGTGCGGTGAACGCAGTGCCTGCTAACTCAACTGGCCCCCAATAG
- the LOC103839055 gene encoding uncharacterized protein LOC103839055 isoform X1 has product MALPLGKLTILLGAGLVGSVLAKDGGLPDVSSFVSGAFKMVFRQLKQGEPVKSASKPHSDALTAQVNSLRHELQLLASNRPITIISTGGSGGRKYAMVIIIGVIGYGYVWWKGLKLEDFMFATRRSLSDACDNVGTQIDGFYSSLSGTKKELGSEIDRMDRTLDESSVIIKQTGREVNELRDGTANMKDEVRSVFEAVETLASKVHRIEGNQDLTLKGVGALHAQCLEHKRIQESNKALPSTSSLPALEPAPVTPSSRQTMSLPPPSPRESQSPSTPNGAQQSNGSLKLTQTMPGLKDISQSSSSRETSSNGTHSGEGMGNTPTSSGLFSIFSMPRIGRTRSAVNAVPANSTGPQ; this is encoded by the exons ATGGCTCTTCCGCTCGGGAAGCTCACCATCCTCCTCGGTGCAG GTCTTGTTGGGTCAGTGCTTGCTAAAGACGGGGGCTTGCCAGATGTATCCAGTTTCGTCTCAGGTGCTTTTAAG ATGGTATTTAGACAACTGAAACAAGGAGAGCCTGTCAAATCAGCTAGCAAACCTCACAGTGATGCACTTACAGCCCAG gttaacAGTCTTCGGCATGAATTGCAGTTGCTGGCTTCAAACAGACCTATCACTATAATCTCCACAGGAGGATCAG GTGGCAGAAAGTATGCTATGGTCATTATTATTGGGGTGATAGGCTACGGATATGTGTGGTGGAAG GGATTGAAACTTGAAGATTTTATGTTTGCAACAAGGCGCAGCTTATCAGATGCATGCGATAATGTTGGCACCCAGATCGATGGGTTTTATTCATCCCTCTCG GGTACAAAAAAAGAGTTAGGTTCAGAAATCGACAGGATGGATCGTACTTTGGATGAAAGTTCAGTAATTATTAAACAAACAGGAAGAGAG GTGAATGAACTACGGGATGGAACAGCAAATATGAAGGATGAAGTTAGGTCTGTTTTCGAGGCTGTTGAAACTCTG GCCAGCAAAGTACATCGCATTGAGGGTAATCAG GATCTCACGCTCAAAGGAGTTGGAGCTCTGCATGCTCAGTGTCTGGAGCACAAAAGAATTCAAGAATCCAATAAG GCTTTGCCATCAACTTCGTCACTCCCAGCCCTTGAGCCAGCTCCTGTGACCCCTTCATCAAGG CAGACTATGTCTTTGCCTCCTCCTTCTCCCCGTGAATCCCAGTCTCCATCAACCCCTAATGGAGCTCAACAG TCAAATGGTTCACTTAAGCTCACTCAGACTATGCCTGGTTTGAAGGATATAAGCCAAAGCTCTAGCAGCCGTGAGACTTCATCCAATGGAACACATTCTGGAGAAGGCATGGGAAACACACCAACAAGTTCAGGCCTGTTTAGTATTTTCTCAATGCCAAGAATAGGGAGGACTCGTAGTGCGGTGAACGCAGTGCCTGCTAACTCAACTGGCCCCCAATAG